Proteins encoded within one genomic window of Fusarium musae strain F31 chromosome 4, whole genome shotgun sequence:
- a CDS encoding hypothetical protein (EggNog:ENOG41): MAAPSAVVEIKSKAQFDELVKNTPYVALQAHASWCGPCKAISPIFNKQAAEHKSDKYAFAKFDTDDVPDLAFELGIRSIPAFFFFENGDKASDLLGAVPPKLTAAVKSYADKATGGAAEKPAEENTLKTDENF; encoded by the coding sequence ATGGCTGCCCCCTCTGCTGTTGTCGAAATCAAGTCCAAGGCTCAGTTCGACGAGCTCGTCAAGAACACTCCCTACGTCGCTCTCCAAGCCCACGCCTCATGGTGCGGTCCCTGCAAGGCCATCTCCCCCATTTTCAACAAGCAGGCCGCCGAGCACAAGTCCGACAAGTACGCCTTCGCCAAGTTCGACACCGACGATGTCCCCGATCTCGCCTTTGAGCTCGGCATCCGCTCCATCcccgccttcttcttcttcgagaacGGCGACAAGGCCAGCGATCTGCTCGGCGCTGTTCCCCCCAAGCTGACTGCCGCCGTCAAGTCCTACGCCGACAAGGCTACCGGTGGTGCTGCCGAGAAGCCCGCTGAGGAGAACACCCTCAAGACCGATGAGAACTTCTAG
- a CDS encoding hypothetical protein (EggNog:ENOG41) gives MSASKSSPAVRGDRGLYRRRDSALSSLSESEPQRRQSLAARSDSHQGVGASLDLPSSRLSTTQPSVSGSQNAKETKDWKPPFKSSSPSPPPNAGLDPLSTVSICDYNTTEPTIAQRILNQGRSDSPAAENLQRQSSELSKSPNTTQDSSKDRRKGVSFLSRLGMRGSWRKDDDMQESDSELGELRTDGTYARALTSVIGAGGGYIPLHKEPPRYIRVKAHNKKDRDYNHLFLAQELTASEHKHTHGRAVATAVGSKILRGGDAIWAAEFSLDGRYLAVAGKDQIVRVFAVISTPEERKAHEEEEAQNGTHGEKLSAPVFRTKPVREFKEHTGEVLALSWSKNNFLLSSSMDKTVKLWHMSRSDCLCTFVHKDLVTSIAFHPTDDRFFLAGSLDAQLRLWSIPDKSVAFQAPVGEFITAVAFSPDGNIAICGVLSGLCTFYATEGLKLKYQIHVRSSRGKNAKGSKITGIRTMTIPSGPEAGTVKVLVTSNDSRVRVYNLNDKVIQVKYKGLENQSSQINARFSDDGSYIICGSEDRKAYIWKMGGQDEIKDKQPYETFDAHPEVVTTALMAPSKSRQLLSASGDPIYDLCNPPPVMLRSLEESTPSHSALSDEDHGDSLHSNKKPEESPAYIERSRHLDGNIIITTDRTGKIKVFRQDCAHKKRQQGLWESGSRLGNRLSGVGRSGSVMTRTSASSRVQSRRGSLNIPGPNPIQLQHASDRINSWRQDIDGVRPSMNNTPARSERSMSPTKPGQSPINSPINSAANLAPESRRKPLPTSPISRPTPTSPTGSGLSNRTTVRASQDRERNGITSPPTPSFSLISASDSEGANDKEGSFWNLSRWRSSRQSLRYSAALNTPASPNGSPTPGHNRSGSQFLSVRERSSPRMSLGVDELKPPRQDVANRRRSAGPRLTSRLSVQGDEKNGFEDQIETHEEITPNKKRVDSGVGRISDESADSVVQSY, from the exons ATGTCCGCCTCCAAGTCTTCGCCTGCTGTCCGGGGCGATCGTGGTTTGTATAGACGTCGCGATTCTGCCCTTTCCAGCCTTTCCGAGTCCGAGCCTCAACGCCGCCAGAGCCTCGCTGCTCGTTCTGATTCTCATCAGG GTGTCGGTGCTTCTCTGGACCTCCCATCGAGCAGGCTCTCGACTACACAACCATCTGTGTCAGGCTCTCAGAATGCAAAAGAAACAAAGGATTGGAAGCCTCCCTTCAAGTCGAGTTCCCCCAGTCCTCCCCCAAACGCTGGGCTTGACCCTTTGAGTACAGTGAGTATTTGCGACTA TAACACCACCGAGCCTACCATCGCACAACGAATCCTAAATCAGGGCCGTTCCGACAGCCCTGCTGCAGAGAACCTACAAAGACAGAGCTCCGAACTTAGCAAGTCGCCAAACACTACCCAGGATTCTAGCAAGGATCGAAGGAAAGGAGTTTCTTTCCTGAGTCGACTGGGAATGCGCGGAAGTTGGAGGAAAGATGATGACATGCAGGAATCCGACTCCGAACTGGGTGAACTGCGAACCGATGGTACCTACGCACGAGCTCTCACATCCGTCATCGGTGCAGGCGGAGGATACATACCTCTTCATAAGGAACCTCCACGATACATCCGAGTCAAGGCACATAACAAGAAGGATAGAGACTATAACCACTTATTCCTCGCACAAGAACTTACAGCCTCAGAACACAAACACACGCATGGCCGAGCGGTAGCAACGGCAGTTGGAAGCAAGATCCTTAGGGGTGGTGATGCTATCTGGGCAGCCGAATTCAGCTTGGATGGACGATACCTGGCCGTTGCAGGAAAGGATCAGATTGTACGAGTGTTTGCTGTGATATCTACGCCGGAGGAACGCAAAGCacacgaggaagaggaggcacAAAATGGTACTCATGGTGAGAAGCTTAGTGCTCCTGTCTTCCGCACAAAGCCTGTGCGAGAGTTTAAGGAACACACTGGCGAGGTGCTTGCCTTGAGCTGGAGCAAGAATAATTTTTTGCTATCGTCTTCGATGGACAAGACCGTAAAGTTATGGCATATGAGCAGGAGTGATTGCTTGTGCACTTTTGTACACAAGGATCTCGTCACGTCGATCGCCTTCCATCCTACAGACGATCGATTCTTCCTCGCAGGATCACTGGATGCACAACTCCGATTATGGAGTATTCCGGACAAAAGCGTCGCTTTCCAAGCACCTGTTGGTGAATTCATTACTGCGGTAGCCTTTTCCCCCGACGGAAATATTGCTATATGTGGTGTGCTGAGCGGTCTATGTACTTTCTACGCTACCGAGGGCTTGAAGCTCAAGTACCAAATCCACGTCCGCTCATCAAGGGGCAAAAATGCCAAAGGAAGCAAGATCACTGGTATTCGAACTATGACGATACCATCAGGACCCGAAGCTGGGACGGTCAAGGTCCTGGTTACTTCGAATGACTCTCGAGTTCGAGTATATAACCTAAACGACAAAGTGATCCAGGTCAAGTACAAGGGACTGGAAAACCAGTCTAGCCAAATCAATGCACGCTTCAGCGATGATGGCAGCTATATTATCTGCGGCAGCGAAGATCGGAAGGCCTACATCTGGAAGATGGGTGGTCaagatgagatcaaggataAGCAGCCATACGAAACATTCGATGCTCACCCCGAGGTCGTTACCACGGCTTTGATGGCTCCGTCGAAGAGTCGGCAACTATTGAGTGCTTCTGGAGATCCTATCTACGACTTGTGTAACCCACCACCTGTGATGCTGCGAAGCCTCGAAGAAAGCACGCCAAGTCATTCGGCTCTGTCAGACGAAGACCATGGCGACTCGCTCCacagcaacaagaagccGGAAGAATCACCAGCATACATCGAGCGCTCAAGGCATCTTGACggaaatatcatcatcaccactgaTAGAACTGGAAAGATCAAGGTTTTCAGACAGGACTGTGCCCATAAGAAGCGCCAGCAAGGACTCTGGGAGTCAGGTTCTCGATTAGGCAACCGTCTCTCTGGTGTTGGTAGGAGTGGCAGTGTCATGACAAGAACAAGCGCGAGCAGTCGTGTTCAATCGAGACGTGGATCACTTAACATTCCTGGTCCCAATCCTATCCAACTCCAGCATGCTTCTGACAGAATCAACAGCTGGCGTCAAGATATCGACGGAGTAAGACCCAGCATGAACAATACACCAGCTCGAAGCGAGCGATCTATGTCTCCTACCAAACCGGGACAGTCACCGATCAACTCACCGATCAACTCAGCGGCCAACCTGGCGCCAGAATCTCGAAGGAAGCCCTTACCGACGAGTCCCATCAGCCGCCCGACTCCTACAAGTCCTACCGGCAGTGGTCTATCTAACCGCACCACAGTCAGAGCTTCACAAGACCGGGAGAGAAACGGCATCACAAGCCCACCAACCCCAAGTTTCAGCCTTATCAGTGCCTCTGACTCTGAGGGTGCTAACGACAAGGAGGGCAGTTTCTGGAATTTGAGCAGATGGAGAAGTTCACGTCAAAGCCTCCGCTACTCGGCGGCGTTGAACACACCTGCAAGCCCCAACGGGTCACCTACCCCCGGTCATAATCGCTCTGGAAGCCAGTTTCTCAGCGTTAGAGAGAGATCATCGCCAAGAATGAGCCTGGGTGTTGACGAGCTGAAGCCACCTCGCCAAGACGTTGCAAACCGTCGCAGATCAGCAGGACCAAGGTTGACATCGAGGCTTTCGGTGCaaggtgatgagaagaatggttTCGAGGATCAAATCGAAACACATGAGGAAATTACACCAAATAAAAAACGAGTGGATTCTGGCGTCGGCCGCATTAGCGATGAGTCGGCGGATTCAGTTGTTCAATCTTACTGA
- a CDS encoding hypothetical protein (BUSCO:EOG09262NB1): MKLLPRNKALNSFTEEAVSLLPEDPEDMWHAYNLILSGDIVYAHAVRKVTAFSDTGSSKSERVHTNLTIKVKSTAFDPQISSLRVSGSVVIENQHAPLGSHHTLDLEVNRPFSIVKLDGWDSVAKATLQEALSDDKDGAVAAVVMQEGLANICLITPFRTVLKVRVESVIPKKRDLASDQDAGMRRFFEKTLSTLLRTMDFTQSRPLLLASPGFVAGDFKQYIANQGRDKADKVLTAVAKQATVVHSNSGHVHSLNEILKSPEVLAKMKDMKFARETQYVDQFFDMLKLDDGRAWYGTSAVEKAAKEGAVGPGGGVLLVNNSLFRSEDLALRKKYVALVDKVRSDGGEARILSSDHESGQRLTMLGDIAAILNYPLLDLDDDDADEDNEANREPTMENSVI, translated from the exons ATGAAGTTACTACCACGCAACAAGGCCCTTAATTCCTTCACGGAAGAGGCCGTTTCTCTCCTGCCCGAGGATCCCGAAGATATG TGGCATGCATATAACCTGATCCTATCTGGGGACATCGTCTATGCTCACGCTGTCCGTAAAGTAACTGCTTTTTCAGACACTGGGAGCTCAAAATCTGAGCGTGTTCACACAAATCTGACTATCAAGGTCAAATCCACTGCCTTTGATCCTCAGATCTCATCACTTCGCGTCTCTGGATCCGTCGTGATAGAGAATCAACATGCCCCCTTAGGCTCTCATCATACCCTCGATCTCGAGGTGAACCGCCCATTTAGTATCGTCAAGCTAGATGGATGGGACTCTGTCGCAAAAGCCACTCTTCAAGAGGCATTGTCAGATGACAAGGATGGCGCCGTAGCAGCCGTTGTCATGCAAGAAGGGCTTGCCAACATCTGTCTCATTACACCGTTCCGAACCGTCCTCAAAGTCCGTGTTGAGAGCGTGATTCCCAAGAAACGCGATCTTGCATCAGACCAAGATGCAGGTATGCGCCGCTTCTTTGAGAAGACATTGTCGACTCTTTTACGAACTATGGACTTCACACAGTCACGGCCGCTGTTACTGGCCAGCCCGGGCTTTGTGGCTGGAGACTTCAAGCAGTATATCGCCAACCAAGGACGAGATAAAGCAGACAAGGTGCTTACAGCCGTGGCGAAGCAGGCTACGGTGGTTCACTCCAATTCTGGTCACGTCCACAGTCTCAACGAGATCCTTAAGAGCCCAGAAGTCTtggccaagatgaaggataTGAAGTTTGCCCGCGAAACGCAGTATGTTGATCAATTCTTCGACATGCTAAAGCTGGACGATGGGCGTGCATGGTATGGTACTTCAGCTGTcgagaaggctgccaaggagggAGCAGTGGGACCAGGTGGCGGTGTCCTCCTGGTCAACAATTCTCTGTTCCGAAGTGAAGACCTTGCTCTTCGCAAAAAGTACGTCGCTCTAGTTGACAAGGTACGGagtgatggtggtgaggcGAGGATTCTCAGCAGTGATCATGAGAGTGGTCAGCGATTGACTATGTTGGGCGATATCGCTGCCATACTCAACTATCCCCTGCtggaccttgatgatgacgatgccgaTGAAGATAATGAGGCAAATAGAGAGCCTACTATGGAAAATAGTGTCATCTAG